One genomic region from Sphingomicrobium aestuariivivum encodes:
- the bufB gene encoding MNIO family bufferin maturase: MTPRPAFAHAPLPARGGIGLKPEHFGDFLDARPGRSEGGRGPSWVEVHPQNYMMAGGPMHRWLTAVREAVPVSFHSVGLSIGDPDGCDRDELERLARLCERYQPAMVSDHLSWSSLGGELLPDLLPLPMTDATLSHFVTEVGRIQDRLQRRILIENPSRMVAFAEDTYEEAGFLAELSRRSGCGLLVDVNNILVARTNVGLDPRAYLDALPHDAIGEIHVAGHTVEEHEGGALLAIDDHGSPVSEECWALLGELLDRTGPRPVLVERDNDVPAFAELAAEAAHADRLVEGAYRHAA; encoded by the coding sequence GTGACCCCGCGCCCCGCCTTCGCCCACGCCCCGCTGCCCGCCCGCGGCGGTATCGGCCTCAAGCCCGAGCATTTCGGGGACTTCCTCGACGCGCGCCCGGGCCGGAGCGAGGGCGGGCGCGGCCCGTCATGGGTCGAGGTCCATCCGCAAAATTACATGATGGCGGGCGGCCCGATGCATCGCTGGCTCACCGCCGTGCGCGAGGCCGTGCCCGTCAGCTTCCATTCGGTCGGCCTGTCGATCGGCGACCCCGACGGTTGCGACCGCGACGAACTCGAACGGCTCGCACGGCTGTGCGAGCGCTACCAGCCCGCGATGGTTTCCGATCACTTGAGCTGGTCGAGCCTCGGCGGCGAGCTGCTGCCCGACCTCCTGCCGCTGCCGATGACCGACGCGACCCTCTCGCATTTCGTTACCGAGGTCGGTCGCATCCAGGACCGGCTGCAGCGCCGTATCCTGATCGAGAACCCCAGCCGCATGGTCGCCTTCGCCGAAGACACATACGAAGAAGCCGGATTCCTCGCCGAATTGTCGCGCCGGTCGGGCTGCGGCCTGCTCGTCGATGTGAACAACATCCTCGTCGCGCGCACCAATGTCGGGCTCGACCCCCGCGCCTATCTCGACGCCTTGCCGCATGACGCGATCGGCGAGATCCACGTTGCGGGCCATACGGTCGAGGAGCATGAAGGCGGGGCGTTGCTCGCGATCGACGATCACGGTTCGCCGGTGAGCGAGGAATGCTGGGCCCTGCTAGGCGAACTGCTCGACCGCACCGGCCCGCGCCCCGTGCTGGTCGAACGCGACAATGACGTGCCCGCTTTTGCCGAACTCGCCGCCGAGGCCGCCCACGCCGACCGGCTTGTCGAGGGAGCCTATCGCCATGCGGCCTGA